From Cupriavidus oxalaticus:
GGGCGGCTTCGATTTCGGGCAGCAGTGCCAGCGCGCCGGCGGTGTCGTCGCGCAGCAGCACCAGGCTGAAGCGCAGCAGCGCCAGCCGGTAGCGCAGCGAGGCGTTGCCAGGCGCGGGGCCGATATCGGCTTCGAGCCGGTCGGCCCCGGCGGCACAGCCATCGAGGTCGCGCGTGAGCATCTGCATGCGCAGCGCCAGCAGCCGCAGCTCCGGGCGCGCCTGGATCTCATTGGCGGGCAGCAGGCGCAGCAGTCCAAGCGCCTTGCGCACTTCGCCGCGCGCCATCAGCGTGTCGGTATAGCGTTCCACCAGTTCGGCTGCGGTGCCGGCATCGCCGGCGAGCACGGCGTGGCGGACGGCCTCGGCCAGCATGCGGTGGTCGCGGAACCAGCGCCAGGCAGCGCCGTGGATGGCGCGCTGCTGCGCCTCGCTGCGCGCGCGGAAGCGTTCGGCCAGGGTCTCGCGCAGCAGCGGGTGCAGGCGGTACCAGGCTTCGCGTTCGGGGCCGGGCGTGGGGGTGATGAAAAGGTTTTCCTGCTCCAGCCGTGTCAGCAGGGCCAGCACCTCGTGCTCGCCCATCGCCTGTTCGCCCAGCGCCTGGCACAGCGATGCGGTAAAGCGCTCGCATGCGGCCGCGCGTACCAGCAGCTCGGCTTCGTCGGGTGCCAGCCGCGACAGGACTTCGCGCTCGAAATATTCGGCAAAGGCACCGGCGTCCTGCACGTTGGCCTGCACCAGGCCGCTGGCGAAGGTCACGCCGCTGGCGCTGGCCTTCTTGCGCTTCCAGTGCGCGGCGAATAGCTGCAGGCCGGCGACCCAGCCGTCGGCCAGCTCGTGCAGCAGGCGCGCATCGCGCGCGCTGATCTCGCCCAGCTGGGCCCGCAGGAAGTGCTGCGATTCGGCCAGCGTGAAGCGCAGGTCGCGCTGGTCCAGCTCCAGCAGCTGGCCCTGGTCGCGCAGGCGCCCGAGCGACAGCGGCAGCGCCGCGCGCGTGGCGAGCACCAAGTGGAAGTTGGGCGGGGCGTATTCGAGCAGCCATTGCAGCGGCTGCAGCACGCGCGCCGAGGCCAGGTGCTGCACGTCGTCCAGCACCAGCGTCACTTCGCGCGAATGCGCGCCGATGCCGCGCACCAGCGCCACGATGGCGCGCTCCACGGCTTCGTCGTCGGTGGCGCGCTCGGCCAGCAGCACGGCCTCGCGGGTGATGTCGGAACTGATTTCGGCCAGGCACGCGAGCACGCGGTCGAGCCAGCGCTGGCGCTCGTTGTCGGCGGGTTCCAGCGCCAGCGCGGCCCTGTCGAAGCCCAGCGCCAGCAGGTCCAGGCGCCAGGCGCTCAGCAGCGCGGTCTTGCCATAGCCGGCCGGCCCCTGCAGCACGATGCAGCGCCGCCGGCGCGCCTCGGTCAGCTGCGCCAGCAACCGTTCGCGCGCGACCACGCGCGCGGCGCTGCGCAGCGATGGCGGGCGGGATGGCGGCGAGGGCAGCGTGGTGGGCTGGCTGCCGGGTGGCGACGGAGGGTTGGCTGGCGAGTTGGGCATCGGAGCGGCGGGATAGGGCAGCCTGGGCAAGCCGATGCAAGTGGCGGCGCTGGCGGCTCGCAGGCGCCAGGGTGTCCAGCGCTGGCGGGGCAAGGGGCGGCTGTTGCTGCGATTGTATGGCAGAAGCCGCAGCCCGGCGATAGAGGTCTCGCGCCGCCAAGATGCCAGCCTGGTGGCGCGCAGCGCCCCAGGCCTATTCCGCTGCCTATTCCGCTGCCTATTCCGCTGCCTATTCCGCTGCCTATTCCGCTGCCTATTCCGCTGCCTATTCCGCTCTGCCTATTCCGCTGCCTATTCGGCGGTGGCGCCGCTGGTCTTGATCATGCGCGCGATCACCGGCTCGGTGGCGTCGAACTCGCGCCGGAACTCGGCCGGGCTGTTGCCGACCGCCTCCATGGCCAGTGCGTCCAGGCGAGCCCGAGACGTTGCAGCAGCTCGGCATAGAAGCGCTGCTCCACCGGGCCGATCGAAAAGTACTTGCCGTCGCGGGTCCGGTAGCTGTCGTACCACGGCGCGCCGCCGTCCAGCACGTTCGACTTGCGTGCCTCCTTCCATGTGCCCGAGGCCAGCATGCCCCAGAACACCGCGCCCAGCTGCGCCGCGCCTTCGGTCATGGCCGCGTCGACCACCTGGCCCTTGCCGCCGCGCTGCACGTTGAGCAGCGCCGCGACCACGCCCAGCGCCAGCAGCATGCCGCCGCCGCCGTAGTCGCCGACCAGGTTCAGCGGGGGCACCGGCGCTGCGCCAGCGCGTCCGATGCCCGACAGCACGCCGGACAGCGCCACGTAGTTGAGGTCGTGCCCGGCGCGGTCCGCCAGCGGGCCGGTCTGGCCCCAGCCGGTCATGCGCCCGTAGACCAGCTTCGGGTTGCGCGCGAGCGCGACCTCCGGCCCCAGGCCCAGGCGTTCCATGGTGCCGGGGCGGAACCCTTCGAGCACGACGTCGGCGCGCTCGACCAGCGCCAGCGCGGCGCGCTGCGCCTCGGGCTGCTTCAGGTCCGGCGTGACCGAGCGCCAGCCGCGGCCGGTGATGTCGATGCGGCGGGCGCCCCCGGCCTTCTTCGGGGCAAGGTCGGCGGGGGCCTCGGGGCGGTCGACGCGGATCACGTCGGCGCCCATGTCGGCCAGCAGCATTGCGCCGAACGGGCCCGGCCCGATGGCTTCGAATTCGAGTACGCGGATTCCGCTCAGTACGCCCATGTCGGCTCTCTCCTGTGGTGTGGCGGCGCGAGCGCGGCCCACGCCGGCGCGTTGCCGCCTGCCGGCAAGTAGAGCAAAGGACCGTTGCCGGCGGACCCACCCGTATCAGGTAGGAGGGCGAGATGCGCTTTTGCAGCGCACAAACGCACGCCTATATGTCCAGGCACGCAAGGCAGGCACCCTTCACACTCATTCGCGTCGCCACCGGCCTGCGTTAGCGCGAGCTTGTGCGCACGGCGGCTGAGCGCGCGCGCTTCTGAAGATGGCCTGAGACGGCCGCAGGCGGACGGCGCCGGTCCGGCATATTCCCCCCACGGCCATCGACGCTCAGTTCACCGCGCGCGCCTTGCCTTCCCAGTGCGGCGCGCGCAGGTCGCGCTTGAGGATCTTGCCGGCGCCGGACAGCGGCAGCGCCTGGCGGAACTCGACGCTCTTCGGGCATTTGTAGCCGGCGATATGCGCCCGGCAATGCTCGCGGATCTCGTCTTCCGTCGCCTGCGCGCAAGCCTTCAGCACCACTACGGCATGCACGGCCTCGCCCCATTTCTCGTGCGGCACGCCGATCACCGCGCTCACCGCCACTGCGGGATGGCGGCCGATGACGTTTTCGACCTCGGCCGAATAGACGTTCTCGCCACCGCTGACGATCATGTCCTTGATGCGGTCGACGATAAAGATATAGCCCTGCTCGTTCATGTACGCGCCGTCGCCCGTATGCAGCCAGCCGTCGCGCAGCGCGCGGGCGGTGTCTTCGGGGCGGTTCCAGTAGCCGGGCATGACGCCGCCGCTGCGCACCAGGATCTCGCCGACGGTACCGCGCGGCACTTCGTTGCCTTCGGCGTCGGCGATCTTCACCTCGATGCCGATGCCGGCGCACCCGGCCGACAGGTGCAGCCCCTGCGCGCGCGCCGCGCTGCCATGGTTGCCGGGCGGGTTGGTGGTGACGATCATCGATTCGGTCATGCCGTACGAGTGCGCGAACTCGACGCCGGGCAGCTTTTCCATGGCCTGTTCCAGCACCGCGGCGCTGATAGGCGATGCGCCATAGCCCAGCCGCCGGACGCTGCCAAGGTCGAACCTGGCGAAGTCGGGGTGGTGGATCAGCATCTGGATGGTGGTCGGCACCATGCCCAGCTCGGTGATGCGTTCGCGCTCGATGGTTTCCAGTACCTCGCGCGCTTCGAACGACGGCAGGATCACGTGGGTCTCGCCCGCGATGAACTGCATCAGCACGCGCGCGATCGCCGCGATATGGAAGAACGGGTTGGTATGCAGCACGCGGCCGCCCTTC
This genomic window contains:
- a CDS encoding LuxR C-terminal-related transcriptional regulator; protein product: MPNSPANPPSPPGSQPTTLPSPPSRPPSLRSAARVVARERLLAQLTEARRRRCIVLQGPAGYGKTALLSAWRLDLLALGFDRAALALEPADNERQRWLDRVLACLAEISSDITREAVLLAERATDDEAVERAIVALVRGIGAHSREVTLVLDDVQHLASARVLQPLQWLLEYAPPNFHLVLATRAALPLSLGRLRDQGQLLELDQRDLRFTLAESQHFLRAQLGEISARDARLLHELADGWVAGLQLFAAHWKRKKASASGVTFASGLVQANVQDAGAFAEYFEREVLSRLAPDEAELLVRAAACERFTASLCQALGEQAMGEHEVLALLTRLEQENLFITPTPGPEREAWYRLHPLLRETLAERFRARSEAQQRAIHGAAWRWFRDHRMLAEAVRHAVLAGDAGTAAELVERYTDTLMARGEVRKALGLLRLLPANEIQARPELRLLALRMQMLTRDLDGCAAGADRLEADIGPAPGNASLRYRLALLRFSLVLLRDDTAGALALLPEIEAAPADIAPFYLGSRNNLLSLLYMHLGDYERARAIHAETPPLLVDGVPLLGTASGMLNGRCLIGFSHAMEGNVTQVERISRDVLREVELVGHGGAGAEPEYFAAALLGEVLYEHNDLDAARKLLEDRVDVMERVSIPDSVLRVHTVLAAAHWIIGHRLDAFAQLERLEDYGTQQGLDRLVAQSLSSQVRLHLAGGDLATAEAVLARLDAIAVRHRAAPRGFLDAIHMVTERAHVMASLAHDDLRAAWMRLAPLIAYCEGRGWQRHVAQLHMLAAVVATRRGDPAAAHEHALEGLRRGHRLGLMRSLIDASPGSMRQVDDIAGTPGLDPVLAFYIERLQQAVPEPAPAGAAAAGATSAGLAEGRTEELSEREADVVRLLGQALPNKKIARTLGLSPETVKWHLRNIFRKLGVSSRDEAVARVRDRELGQGGQPPDGAR
- a CDS encoding long-chain-fatty-acid--CoA ligase, whose amino-acid sequence is MYLTRALHRSLQQQADEIVTIFRGRRRSYREFCARVARLASALQALGMRPNDRVGILAQNSDRYLEFAMAAWWGGGVLNPVNVRWSVPEVVYSLDDCDTGILVVDDQFLPMAEGIRTAVRREPVLIHAGDGDGDAPAGMLSYERLIDEASPVPDAQRGGDDLAIVMYTGGTTGFPKGVMQTHSSLWCGTLQRMADTPPLKGGRVLHTNPFFHIAAIARVLMQFIAGETHVILPSFEAREVLETIERERITELGMVPTTIQMLIHHPDFARFDLGSVRRLGYGASPISAAVLEQAMEKLPGVEFAHSYGMTESMIVTTNPPGNHGSAARAQGLHLSAGCAGIGIEVKIADAEGNEVPRGTVGEILVRSGGVMPGYWNRPEDTARALRDGWLHTGDGAYMNEQGYIFIVDRIKDMIVSGGENVYSAEVENVIGRHPAVAVSAVIGVPHEKWGEAVHAVVVLKACAQATEDEIREHCRAHIAGYKCPKSVEFRQALPLSGAGKILKRDLRAPHWEGKARAVN